AAAATTCAGTAATTTCCCCCATATTGAGAGTATCTGATATTGGATATATACAGCAGGTCGATGACTTGCTGATTATGTCGTATTCAGAGTTAGCGCTTGTTTCGTCGGGCTGATAGAATGCCCGCCTGTTTTGATTAAGGAATACTCCCTGTGTCTGTTGAATATGTTGCCTCGTCTAAGCTGCCCACCCCCTGGGGTGTATTTACCATGGTCGGTTTTGAAGACCGGGCAACGGGTAAGGAGCATATAGCGCTAACCTTTGGTGAGTTGCTGGCCGATACGCCTGTTTTGGCACGGATTCATTCTGAGTGTCTTACGGGGGATGCGTTGTTTTCGTTACGTTGTGATTGTGGTTTTCAATTGCAGGAAGCAATGAAGCGGATAGCTGAAGAAGGCAGTGGCGTGATTTTATATTTACGTCAGGAAGGTCGAGGCATTGGTTTACTGAATAAAATCAAGGCGTATAACCTTCAGGATGGCGGCGCTGATACAGTTGAAGCTAATGAGCAGTTGGGTTTCCAGGCTGATCAGCGTGATTACACTATGTGCCAGGTGATGCTGGAGCATTTGGGTATTAACAGTGTGAAGTTGATGACTAATAATCCACGCAAAGTGAAAGCGTTACAAGCCAGTGGTCTAAACGTTGATAAGCGAGTGCCGTTGCA
The DNA window shown above is from Aliamphritea ceti and carries:
- the ribA gene encoding GTP cyclohydrolase II, whose protein sequence is MSVEYVASSKLPTPWGVFTMVGFEDRATGKEHIALTFGELLADTPVLARIHSECLTGDALFSLRCDCGFQLQEAMKRIAEEGSGVILYLRQEGRGIGLLNKIKAYNLQDGGADTVEANEQLGFQADQRDYTMCQVMLEHLGINSVKLMTNNPRKVKALQASGLNVDKRVPLQVGKNRHNEDYLATKMGKLGHMMTEQHFQEDPQDK